The following DNA comes from Novosphingobium sp. PP1Y.
ACCCGAACTGGCGAAGGCGATGGGCAATACGCGCTCCGCCGCGGCGCTGGAATTGTGGCGGCCGCATCTTGCGGGGGCGCTGGTCGCCATCGGCAATGCACCCACGGCGCTGTTCCATCTGCTCAACATGCTTGAGGACCCGGCGTGCCCGCGCCCGGCGGCGATCGTCGGCTGCCCGGTCGGTTTCGTCGGTGCGGTGGAATCGAAAGCGGCGCTCTGGGCTGCGCCGCCGGTGCCGTGCTGCATTGTCGAGGGCCGACTGGGCGGCAGTGCGATCACCGTGGCTGCCGTCAACGCGCTTGCGAGCCGCGCCGAATGACTGGGGGCGTGACCTGCGGCACCGTCCATGGGGTCGGCCTCGGTCCCGGCGCGGTGGATCTGCTCAGCGTGCGGGCCGACCGGCTGGTGCGCTCCGCCCGCCATGTCGCCTACTTCCGCAAGGCCGGCCGACCGGGACAGGCGCGCCGCATTGCCGATGAACTGCTCCGTCCCGACGTGATCGAGATTCCGCTGGAGTACCCGGTCACCACCGAGATCCCCTTCGACGATCCGCGCTACAAGGCCTGTCTTGCCGAGTTCTACGCGCAGAGTACCGAACGGCTTCTGGCGCTCGCCCGCGAAGGTGAGGACATCGTCGTCCTGTGCGAGGGCGATCCCTTCTTCTACGGCTCGTTCATGCACCTGCATTCGCGGCTGACCGGGCATGTTCCGGTTGAGGTCGTGCCAGGGATCACCGGCATGTCGGGGGCGTGGAATGCGACCGATGTGCCGATCACATGGGGCGATGACGTCCTGACCGTCTTGACCGCGACATTGCCCGAGGCCGATCTGGAGAGGCGCATCCGCGATACCGATGCGCTGGTGGTGATGAAGATCGGGCGCAACCTGGCCAAGCTGCGCCGTGCCGTCGCCGCGGCCGGGCGCGAGCAGGATGCGTGGCTGGTCGAGCATGCGGCGATGCCGGACCAGCGCGTGACCCGCCTTGCCGAGGCGGAGAACGTGACGCCCTATTTCTCGATCCTGCTGATCCACGGTCAGGGACGCCGCCCGTGAGCGGGGCGCCGGTATTGAACGGGGCGCAGGATCGGGGCCGGGTCTGCGTCGCCGGGCTGGGGCCGGGCGACGAGGCGCTGGTGACCGGCGAGGTCACGCAGGCGCTGTCCGAGGCAACCGATGTGATCGGCTATATTCCCTACGTTGCGCGGATTGCGCCGCGCGAGGGGCTGCGGCTGCATCCTTCGGACAACCGGGTGGAACTGGACCGCGCGCGCCATGCGCTCGACCTTGCCGCGCAGGGGCGTCGCGTCGTCGTGGTGTCTTCGGGCGATCCGGGCGTCTTCGCAATGGCCTCGGCCCTGTTCGAAGCGCTGGAGGCGGGGCCTTCTGCGTGGCTCGATATCGATATCCGCGTGCTGCCCGGGATTACCGCGATGCTTGCAGCAAGCGCCCGCGCCGGAGCGCCCT
Coding sequences within:
- the cobI gene encoding precorrin-2 C(20)-methyltransferase, coding for MTGGVTCGTVHGVGLGPGAVDLLSVRADRLVRSARHVAYFRKAGRPGQARRIADELLRPDVIEIPLEYPVTTEIPFDDPRYKACLAEFYAQSTERLLALAREGEDIVVLCEGDPFFYGSFMHLHSRLTGHVPVEVVPGITGMSGAWNATDVPITWGDDVLTVLTATLPEADLERRIRDTDALVVMKIGRNLAKLRRAVAAAGREQDAWLVEHAAMPDQRVTRLAEAENVTPYFSILLIHGQGRRP
- a CDS encoding precorrin-8X methylmutase, producing the protein MPHDYETDGAAIYRQSFATIRAEAELTAFSPEEEPVAVRMIHAAGMVELARHVRFSPGFAQAAREALAGGAPILCDAHMVSEGITRARLPADNPVLCTLRAPEVPELAKAMGNTRSAAALELWRPHLAGALVAIGNAPTALFHLLNMLEDPACPRPAAIVGCPVGFVGAVESKAALWAAPPVPCCIVEGRLGGSAITVAAVNALASRAE
- the cobJ gene encoding precorrin-3B C(17)-methyltransferase; translated protein: MSGAPVLNGAQDRGRVCVAGLGPGDEALVTGEVTQALSEATDVIGYIPYVARIAPREGLRLHPSDNRVELDRARHALDLAAQGRRVVVVSSGDPGVFAMASALFEALEAGPSAWLDIDIRVLPGITAMLAASARAGAPLGHDFCAINLSDNLKPWDLIEKRLRLAAEADFAMAFYNPRSASRPAGFARALEVLREACGPERPILFARAVTTPDEELRIVSLREARPEMADMRTVVIVGSSRTRIIAREGGPILYTPRSAVEAAA